From a single Loxodonta africana isolate mLoxAfr1 chromosome 9, mLoxAfr1.hap2, whole genome shotgun sequence genomic region:
- the LOC100657907 gene encoding olfactory receptor 13C7-like: MVKSNQTSPVVGFILLGLSAHPLLEKIFFVLIFLMYLVILLGNRVLTLVTILDFRLHAPMYFFLGNLSFLDICYTTSSVPLILDSFLTPRKTIPFLACAVQMFLSFAMGATECVLLSMMAFDRYVAICNPLRYPEIMRKAAYMPMVASSWVAGSTTAMIQTSLAMRLPFCGDNVINHFACEILAVLKLACAGISINVISMGVANVIILGIPVLFIFSSYVFIIATILRIRSAEGRKKAFSTCSAHLTVVVVFYGTILFMYAKPKSKGPLGADKQDLSDKLFSLFYGVVIPMLNPIIYSLRNKDVKAAVRNLVFQKHLIR; this comes from the coding sequence ATGGTCAAGTCCAATCAGACCTCACCTGTGGTAGGGTTCATTCTCCTGGGACTCTCTGCCCACCCATTGCTAGAGAAAATTTTCTTTGTACTCATCTTCCTGATGTATCTGGTGATCCTGCTGGGCAACAGGGTCCTCACTCTTGTGACCATCCTGGACTTCCGCCTGCACGcgcccatgtacttcttcctgggGAACCTCTCATTCTTGGACATCTGCTACACAACCTCTTCAGTCCCCCTTATTCTTGACAGCTTCCTCACTCCCAGGAAAACCATCCCCTTCTTAGCCTGTGCTGTACAGATGTTTCTCTCCTTTGCCATGGGAGCCACAGAGTGTGTGCTCCTGAGCATGATGGCATTTGATCGttatgtggccatttgcaaccCCCTTAGGTACCCTGAGATCATGAGAAAGGCTGCTTATATGCCCATGGTTGCCAGCTCCTGGGTAGCTGGAAGCACCACCGCTATGATACAGACTTCCCTGGCAATGCGACTGCCTTTCTGTGGGGACAATGTCATCAACCACTTTGCCTGTGAGATCCTGGCTGTCCTGAAGTTGGCCTGTGCTGGCATCTCCATTAATGTGATCAGTATGGGAGTGGCCAATGTGATTATTCTGGGAATCCCAGTGCTGTTCATTTTTTCCTCCTATGTGTTCATCATTGCTACCATCTTAAGGATCCGTTCAGCAGAGGGGAGGAAAAAGGCCTTCTCTACCTGCTCTGCCCACCTTACAGTTGTGGTTGTCTTCTATGGGACCATCCTCTTTATGTACGCAAAGCCCAAGTCTAAGGGTCCACTGGGGGCAGACAAACAGGACCTTTCAGACAAACTCTTCTCCCTCTTCTATGGGGTGGTGATACCCATGCTCAACCCcatcatctacagcctgaggaacaaggaTGTGAAGGCCGCTGTGAGGAATCTGGTATTTCAGAAACACCTCATCCGGTGA